Genomic DNA from Theobroma cacao cultivar B97-61/B2 chromosome 3, Criollo_cocoa_genome_V2, whole genome shotgun sequence:
TGAATCctctatattttttaaacatatttatgGTGATATATGTGGACCTATACATCCACCATGTagatcatttaaatattttatgattttaatcgaTACATCAATTAAATGATCACGTGTGTGCTTATTATTAACTtgtgatttgatattttcaagATTATTTGTCCAAATCATTAGTTTGCGAACACATTATCCTAATTATACAATCAATACTATTCATCTTAACGATGTTGGTGAACTTACATATCAAGTTTTTAATGAATATTGTATGTTAGTTGGAATAACTATTGAACAATTGATTACTCATATTTATACATAAAATGGTACAGCAGaatcatttattaaatattttcaattaattgtAAGGCTATTGCTTATAAAAACTAAACTCTCCATTTATATTTGGGGGCATGCCATTTTGTATGCAATGACACTTGTACGCGTCAAGCCAACAAGTTATCATAAATTCTCCTCAAAACAATTGATTTATAActaaaaactaaatatttttcatctaataatttttagatGTGCGATAGATGTTCCAATGGCTCTACCATAATGCACAAAGATATTCCTCAAAGGAGGTTACAAATATATATTGGATACAAATCTCCatctataattaaaaatttagaaccATCAATAAGAAATTTATTCACGACAAAGTTTATTGATTGtcattttaatgaaataatttttttaatattaaaaggagaaaataagcaactgaaaaaagaaattttttggaaTGTGTTATCATTATCTAATTTCAATCATCCCACAATTCAATAAGAACTTGAAATTCAAAGATAATTCATGTATAAAATAGAGCAAATTAGTTGTCATACGTATTTACTAACTTAAAAAGAATGACTAAATCTCATATACTAGTTGTAATGCTTATATTAGAATTGATGTCCCTATAAGATAAAGTATGCCAAAAGTATGGAAAATTAATCGGTTTCAAAGATAAAatccttgaaaaaaaaatagtaaatataCAAGATGGtataaaaaggaaacaaaaactcCAGAAGAGACTTATgatataattgataaaattataaaagaaatttaagtacctaaaatcattaaaaatgaagagatctcaataaattatgtcatgacagaaaaatatgaaactgtaataaaataaaacatcgACAATATTATTGCATATGATGTAACGCTCAgtattatgaaaaaaaaaataaagatctTGAACCTACATCCATTGAAAAATGTAGAGATAGAAATGATTGACAAATGTGAAAAGATGCAATCAAGAAGAAATTGAATTCACTTGCAAAGCGTGAAATTTTTGGACCTATAATCCATATAATAAATAGTATAAAACCAGTGAAATCTAAATGAATTTTTGTAcataaacaaaatgagaaaaatgaaattgtgaGATATAAAGTATGCCTTGTTGTATAAAGTTCTACTTAAATACCTTGCATTGATTATGAAGAGACACATTCTCTTCTGGTGAATACAATATTTCTATATGCGTCTAATGAATGTAGCTACAATTTATTTCTATGGCTCACTTgatatctttatttatatgaaaatctTTGAAGGTTTTAAGTTGTCTTAAGCACAAAATTAAAATcgtaaaaaatttattctatcaaattaaatacatatttatattaattaaatacaatTTGGACACGTGGTATAATAGCCTTAACAAATCGCTTTAATGAATATTTGTTAAAAGAAAGCTATAAAATAATCCTATATgctcatatatttttataaaacgatttGGATCTGAATTTGTCATAATTACTGTTTATGTTAATGACCTTAATATTATTGAAACTTTTGAAGAgttataaaaaatcataagttttttaaaaaaagaatttaaaaaatgttacttaaaaaaaaatttaagatgaaaGACTTAGAAAAAGCAATGTTTTGTTTAAATCTTCATATTGAACACttgacaaataaaatttttgtcaattaattaaattatataataaaagtgctaaaataattttgtaaaaagCACATTCATTAAATTTACCAATAGTTATAAGGTCACtagatgtaaaaaaaattctttacaACCTCGTAAAGATGATGAAAAACTTTTTAGTACTGAAGTACCATATTTTATTGCAATCGAAACATTAATATATCCTACTAGTAATATATGACTTAATATATCatttgttataaatttattaataagataattttttttcaactcgaagatattataatgaaattaataatttattaatacaCATATCTtactttattaatatttttcactCATACTTGTTATATCatgttatatttcataacatatataattttttaataaccTTAAATTCTAAAACTAAAATCTCTAAatgaataatatttaaatatacatCTAAACATTTATTCATTAATTAGTACATAATTTGTCTAGAGAGCATAGTTTGAATCATTTCTGTTAATCATTATTCTTTCAATTAATTACCCGACCCGACCCAACATTTGACCAAATCAGATACTTGCTCCGTACCGCTAAAACCCTAAATCCTGTCCTCTGCATTGTTACATTTTCCAAGTTTGCAATTTCTATTAACAAGTTTTTCAATTCTCTATCTCCGTcaagaaattttctttctaatgGCTTCAACTTGCAATAGATTCATCAGCAGATCATCGTCCTCTATTAAATCCGCCTTCAGATCCAACGGTCCAAGATCCCTACTTTCCAGATCCGCCGCTTCTCCCTCCTCCGCACGATCACCTCTCCCCTCCCAATCCATCCCTCCCCTTCGCCGTTTCTCATTGTCCAggtacaagaaaaagaaaaaaaattgtttccgttttcaaaattatatttctctGTGTTTCCTGCAATTAGTCGTTTTATAAATAGGGAATTTCcgcttttttattattgtttgaagtttgatgttttggttttttttgcTGATGGCAGGTGTCCATCGGAGCTGGGATGTGCGCAGTCACTGTTGCCGCTGCACAGTGCAGTGGCGGCGTCAAGGATGACGTCATGCCTGAGCACAACATCGAGGAGTTGCCGGGCACTTTCTCAGGGTACACTCTGCTGCACCTATCCCGGCCTCTAGTACTGTTTTatctgttttttttattgtgagtagcttttttttcctttttttttttggcttctCATACTGTTATTATGACATTATATATCTGTTGTTCTTTCAcctttttctttggttttggttttggtgttgaattttttgtttaaattgattaagtCTTTTTTCTAGTTCAATTGTTTTGGGATTTAAGATGTTGTTAACATGGAAATTCTGAATGGTTTTTAACCTTTATGTCTgtgttataattgtggtagAAAGCTTTGAGTCTAAGAGCAGGATcatattgattaaaatgagCAGATAGCCAAGTAAAaccaattcaaaaataatgattCCGTGAatgtcaaattttatttttaattcttaaaataattgtttttttttttaaacacgTTCCTTTTAGAAGTAAGAAGCTCATAGCaaaatttctttctctctctccctcctGCTCTCTATCGCTCTCACCAAGCTTAGTTTTGCAGTAGACTGTAGTCCATGCACATATAGGACAAGCAAGGAATATTATGAGTTTGCAGAAAGAGAGTTGTGGAGAGGATGCATAACTTGTATCTTCATAGCTGTTCATTGAATTAGCCAATTAGGCATAGAAACACTCTTCTTGAAGGGTATTTGTCATACACCCACCTTGCTTTGGATAGGTGAGTCATGTACATTTTAAAACATGTCTTCAAATGAGGCTTATGAGGTAAGAGGCAGACTGCAAAGATTGTTGGAAAATATGCTTAAGATGCATGCTTTTGAATGAAAGTTCCAATTCCAAATTTTACTTTGTATGCTACTTGAATTTGAAGAAAGTTGATTTCTTAACTGCTTGGATATCACAAATGATTTTTATCTCAGTCTCTATAATAGATAAGTTTGCTGTTACATTAAATTTGGTTGAGGTTACAGGTGTCAGTTTCCAATTTTAGAGAACATAGCTAATTAGAAGTAGAATTTAAGACCTTTTTGGTGCTCAACCTTTTAGACACCATCAGATCATTGAGCTTGCCTCCTGTGAGTAAAACAAAATAGGGGCTATGGAATGGGGCCAACAGTGCTTTAATCATGTATCTTGACAATATCTGACCAGAATATTTGGTTCCTGCAGGCACATAAATTCAATATGcttgaaagaaataaagtgGGAATTTACAGTGACAGGCCCATCTTCATTCTCAAGTACGAAAACATGAGTGCTTTTTTAGTGATCTTgaaagtttttaattatatcaaaataggGCCTTATTTTCACATTTCTTATTTTAGAAGCTAAACTAGTTCCCTTCTTTGTAATCTTTCTTTGTGGGGGCCGCAAAGAAAAGCCTCTATTAAACGTAACACATGGCTTTGCTTTGTACTTATGGGATTGGAAAATTCCATCTTATTCCGGCATTAGTGTATTGTTTGGATCAATTTCTTCCTGTCTTCCTAGCAACTAGTCTTGCTTAGGTTATATAGGAAAAGatatatcatcaaaatttaCATGATAAATTCTGCCACCCCACTCTCCCCTTCTACCCAGCTTTCTGATTTGTGCCTACAATTGCTTCATtcttttgtcaaattcttcttttagTTATCTGCTTAAACATCAGGGTGGATGGTTAGCCCATCAAAGAGTAGTTACACATAGACCTAGTGAATGCATTCTAAAAATTTGTGCATTAGTGCAATAGAGGTCAGGATAATGTCAAATCATCTTTTGgaatcaaatattttgacttCATTTTATTGCACTTAGAGTGATTCATTTATGAGTGATCTAGAACACAATGGTAACATAATTGCTCCTTTTCCCAGATAGAATTGATGGTACGTGAGACATGTGGCTGGTTTTGGAGGTGGACCCTGTGATCTATTCTTCATTTGACATTGAACTATGTGGGAAACCACTTTAGATGATCCAAGTGTCATGACATTTTTAAGAGTTCTTAAATTTAGAACTTTGTACAACGTTCTGGAAGGCATATGAGCTTTCTGCTGTATAAGTTTAAAACCGGATATCATTAACGGCATTCTAAATTTATCTGTTTTTGGTTGAGATAGAGTTGCTGCACTTGTTTGTTGATTGGGATGAAGTGCTATTGcatcttttattttaacattGTAGAATAGTTTTGCTAATAACTGTCTCTGATTTGAGTGCATTCTCTGTTGCCTTAGAGTTTGGTCTAGCAGTTCCAAGGTGACTTGTTAGAGATCATGATTATGATGAGGAGTTTTCAAATGGACTGAAGCAGCAAGGACCTGTAGATTATTATTCGAAAAAGGTTGTCATTTCTTTGAATACTCTTGAACCCTTAACAGCAGTGAAGCTGATTTGATTCTTACA
This window encodes:
- the LOC18606247 gene encoding protein NUCLEAR FUSION DEFECTIVE 6, chloroplastic/mitochondrial isoform X2 produces the protein MASTCNRFISRSSSSIKSAFRSNGPRSLLSRSAASPSSARSPLPSQSIPPLRRFSLSRCPSELGCAQSLLPLHSAVAASRMTSCLSTTSRSCRALSQEFGLAVPR
- the LOC18606247 gene encoding protein NUCLEAR FUSION DEFECTIVE 6, chloroplastic/mitochondrial isoform X1 codes for the protein MASTCNRFISRSSSSIKSAFRSNGPRSLLSRSAASPSSARSPLPSQSIPPLRRFSLSRCPSELGCAQSLLPLHSAVAASRMTSCLSTTSRSCRALSQGTLCCTYPGL
- the LOC18606247 gene encoding protein NUCLEAR FUSION DEFECTIVE 6, chloroplastic/mitochondrial isoform X3, with translation MASTCNRFISRSSSSIKSAFRSNGPRSLLSRSAASPSSARSPLPSQSIPPLRRFSLSRCPSELGCAQSLLPLHSAVAASRMTSCLSTTSRSCRALSQDRIDGT